The Spirulina subsalsa PCC 9445 region ATCAAGCGGAAAACAGAATGCACGCGCAAAAGGCGTTAATGGCTTGTTTATTAGGGATTATTGATTAGCCATTTTGGGCAGGAGAGAGGGTTAGAAATTCCCTACAATTCTGTTCAAGAAAAGACCCAAAAATCAGGGTAACTCGTCAATTACCCTGATTGACAGACTCCCTCGTTAAACTTCATTGTAATGGGGGCATTCCTCCGATATTTTAGGTCAGTTTTTCAGTCCCCATCGTTTGCACTCACTCAAAACACCATAGAAAAGGCCACAAAACCAAACGCAATGATCATAATCCCGGAAAGCCAATTAATCCACTGTAATTGCTGAACGGAGAGATGTTCTCGAATTGAATGTGCTGAAGCAACTAAGAATAATCGCCAAAGAATACCACTGAGAAAAACCCCTAAAATGAAGCCCAATTTGTCCCCAATATTAATTTCTAAATTAGCCGTACATAACTCCATAAAAACAGCTAAAAAAGGCAAAACAGTCATGGGATTGACTAAATCTAATAAAACGATTGTAATATAGTCCCTCAATAGGTCATGCTTACTGATAGACAATGCTGAGTGTAACTCATTGAGACGAAAGAAAAGGGTGGATTTTTCAAAAAATATTTTAAGTCCCAAATAGCATAAAATTCCCCCACTCAATACATTTAAAAAAGTTGCTTGATGCAGGAAGGAACTTGCAAATAAAGTCAAACTAAATACCCCTAAAGCTGTATATAAAACATCTCCAAAAGATGCACCCAATGCAGAAACATATCCTGAAAGTATGCCTTTTTTTAGGGTTCTTTGAATACAGAGAATACTAATAGGACCGACTGGTGCCGCAACCGCTAAACCAATCGCTAATCCTTGCCAAAAGAAATCCAAGTGTAATTCACTCATACATCATATACCGCCATTACCTCACGCTTTGTAATTAGGGCTTGCTGAATAAGTCCAAGAGTGGGGGAGTCGGGAATAGGCGCTCCTGCCAGTTTTAGATGTTCTGTTCCCTGTTCCCTTGTTGGGTAAGTGCGTAGGCGTGTTATTCAGCAAACCCGAATTAACTAACCCTGATAAAGATACCGATGATTTAACAAACCAAAATAAGCCCAAAGCCGATACCTTGAAAAGTCAGTTGCTGTATAAATATCTCGATATCCCGGCACAAACCAACCCAACCATTCACCATCTAACCCTTGTAATTGGTAAGCGATAATTTTGTGACCTGTAATATCTTGGTCAAGATTTAAGTCTAAATTCTGCGCCCACCTCATCTCTGAACTGGCATCAGCTTCTACCATTTTAACTTGAGAATCTGAAGCGGATTTTGGAACTAATCCTTGATCAAATTCTGCGAAGGAACGTAGATTCGGTTTACCTTCACGAGGAATCGCAATATATTGATGGTTATGATCGTTAAAATGCGCCCAAACTCGACGCAGGGACTCCATCTGTTTTTGGTACAGATCGTTAATGCCGGGAACATACCAACAAGACCAATGACCACTAAACCATTGAATGCGATAAGCGACAATCTTTTCCCCTAGAATGACTTCATCTAAGTCTAGGTCAATAGAATGAACCCAACGACTATTGTCTTGAGGACAGAGCGTGACTTCTGCTAAAGCTTTAGGGGTATCTTGATCTGAATGAATCAAGGATTTTTTTAGATCAGACCAATGGGCTTCAATGGCGGAAGTAACGAGTTCTGAACCGAGTTTATCCTGTTGCCTTTTTGCGGTGATGAGATTGTTCAGGTTTACACTTAAACGTTGAGTTAACCCCTCTAAGCCACCTAAGACGGCAGCATCAACTGGAGGGGGAGAATAGCCACCGAGAACAGCATCCGTTGCCCGGGGTTCATTGTTTTGGGTTTCCATTGTGTTCTGGGGGGTGTGTCCTGACGTTTATTGAGTGGGGTCACACTTCGTCAATTGTCCCCTTTTCTCAGTTTACTCGGATTTTGAGGAGGTGAGTATAAACTCACAATAGGGGGATTGAATTGGATGTGAGTGGGCGGGGAAAACGGCTTAAACGCCTCTGGTGGAATTAAGCGCCAAACATCCATTTAGCTAGGGTTTTACGACCCATCAGCCAATCGGTCACAACCCAGCTTAATCCAAAGACTATGGCGGCAAAAATGAGTAGATTGGGGCTAGAATGACGGAATATTCCGTCGGTGTAAATCCTGTTTTCTAACATTTGCAAGGCTTCGACTATAAACAGATGTAATAGATAAATGCCAAAGGAACAAAGTCCGAGGTTTTTCAGCCAATCTTGAGAGGGGAGATAGGGGGAAAGGGCGATCGCACTCAATAGCGCCAAATACCCCCGACTCCACTCATACAACACCAACGGGAGGAAATTCCCCCCCCACTGATTCACGCCCCCAAAAGCCACCAATACCAAAACACAATACAGCCCATTTTTTTGTTCTAACTGGGGGTAAATCCGGGGAGACGCTAGAATCAACGCCATAAATAGATAGGGTAAACAGCGCAACAACCAAGCCACCAATACCCCCAACAATCGCCACCCCGGATTCCCCTCCACCCCTAACGAAGCTGAGACTCCCTGAAAGGCTACCCCCCCTTGGGTGACAAAATTATTGCCAGAAACCTCTAACAGATGGTACACCCCCAAACTTACCCCTAACCCCAACAAACCCACCCACACCGGGCGAGAATAACGAGTTAACGGGGTGAGGAGTTTAGTGGCCAAGGTTCCGGTTAACAGTAACGGCAGGA contains the following coding sequences:
- a CDS encoding LysE family translocator — its product is MSELHLDFFWQGLAIGLAVAAPVGPISILCIQRTLKKGILSGYVSALGASFGDVLYTALGVFSLTLFASSFLHQATFLNVLSGGILCYLGLKIFFEKSTLFFRLNELHSALSISKHDLLRDYITIVLLDLVNPMTVLPFLAVFMELCTANLEINIGDKLGFILGVFLSGILWRLFLVASAHSIREHLSVQQLQWINWLSGIMIIAFGFVAFSMVF
- a CDS encoding acyltransferase family protein encodes the protein MRLTGIDLFRGIAIFGVVILHSDEGITVNLPFWGEMRIFASFAVPFFLALSFYLSFRKIYASQGDYPLKARLTRLVIPYLFWTGLYLLYKLIKYALKGDFGQIVKLGQDPIGLMVLGGAAFHLYFLPLLLTGTLATKLLTPLTRYSRPVWVGLLGLGVSLGVYHLLEVSGNNFVTQGGVAFQGVSASLGVEGNPGWRLLGVLVAWLLRCLPYLFMALILASPRIYPQLEQKNGLYCVLVLVAFGGVNQWGGNFLPLVLYEWSRGYLALLSAIALSPYLPSQDWLKNLGLCSFGIYLLHLFIVEALQMLENRIYTDGIFRHSSPNLLIFAAIVFGLSWVVTDWLMGRKTLAKWMFGA